Proteins encoded within one genomic window of Thioploca ingrica:
- a CDS encoding nicotinate-nucleotide adenylyltransferase, with protein MILENPTEKAIGILGGTFDPIHHGHLRLAIELYERLDLAEVRLIPAAYPPHRSFPFANAQLRLQMLQAAIIGTPGLVVDDRELHRLGPSYMVDTLSSLREEYPYRSLCLILGMDAFSNLPQWYQWQRLITLAHLLVVHRLGTQIPAFSTMQDFLSEHQTNCSDTLKKQLTGCIWIEEIPVLNISSTQIRHLIAAGKNPRYLLPAAVLNIINTHQLYS; from the coding sequence ATGATACTTGAAAACCCCACTGAGAAAGCCATTGGTATTTTAGGGGGTACTTTTGACCCCATCCATCATGGTCATTTACGCTTAGCAATAGAATTGTATGAACGATTAGATTTAGCTGAAGTGCGCCTAATACCGGCTGCTTATCCACCTCATCGGAGTTTTCCTTTCGCCAATGCCCAGTTGCGATTACAAATGCTACAAGCAGCGATAATAGGTACCCCCGGGTTAGTTGTTGACGATCGTGAACTACATCGATTGGGTCCGTCTTATATGGTTGATACTTTGAGCAGTTTACGTGAAGAATATCCTTATCGTTCTTTATGTTTAATTTTAGGGATGGATGCGTTTAGCAATTTGCCACAGTGGTATCAATGGCAACGTCTTATTACCTTAGCTCATTTGTTGGTAGTACATCGCTTAGGTACACAAATACCCGCATTTTCTACTATGCAAGATTTTTTATCTGAGCATCAAACGAATTGTTCAGATACTTTAAAAAAGCAATTAACCGGTTGTATTTGGATAGAAGAAATTCCGGTTTTAAACATTTCTTCAACTCAAATTCGGCATTTAATTGCAGCCGGTAAAAATCCTCGCTATTTACTTCCAGCAGCCGTTTTAAACATTATTAATACTCATCAGCTTTATAGCTAA